The Acidianus manzaensis genome has a window encoding:
- a CDS encoding VIT1/CCC1 transporter family protein, whose translation MENQINEPVKHYTDEADTFRTKVFGVQDGLIGIGSIALGAAGFSREPLLVVLTGVIATIGQAFSMGIGEYISTRVRMQVIQNEIKKEKYEIEHYPEKEKDELVGFYLKKGLPKDEAEKIAEILMRNRNITLEEMMKEELKITPEEFENPVKLGFLMSLYLIVGGLIPLLPFIISLFISIPFYSALIASMVLMLGSLGLFGSIATKFTGLSKPRGALEQIGTGAIALVGSYAAGLILSHFITVPLL comes from the coding sequence ATGGAAAATCAAATAAATGAACCAGTTAAGCATTATACAGATGAAGCTGATACTTTCAGGACTAAAGTATTTGGAGTACAAGACGGATTAATAGGTATAGGAAGCATAGCTTTAGGTGCAGCTGGATTTTCAAGAGAACCCTTATTAGTAGTTTTAACTGGAGTAATAGCCACTATTGGTCAAGCTTTTTCCATGGGCATAGGAGAGTATATTTCTACTAGAGTGAGAATGCAGGTAATTCAAAACGAAATAAAAAAGGAAAAATATGAAATTGAACATTATCCTGAAAAAGAGAAAGATGAACTAGTTGGGTTTTACTTAAAAAAGGGGCTACCAAAAGATGAAGCAGAAAAAATTGCAGAAATCTTGATGAGAAATAGAAATATAACACTAGAAGAAATGATGAAGGAAGAATTAAAAATCACTCCAGAAGAGTTCGAAAATCCAGTAAAATTAGGATTTTTGATGAGCTTATACCTAATTGTAGGAGGTTTAATTCCACTTTTACCTTTCATAATTTCATTATTTATCAGCATTCCGTTTTATTCTGCGTTAATAGCATCCATGGTACTAATGCTAGGAAGTTTAGGATTGTTTGGTAGCATAGCAACAAAGTTCACTGGATTAAGTAAACCTAGAGGAGCATTAGAACAAATAGGTACTGGAGCAATAGCATTAGTAGGTAGTTACGCTGCGGGACTAATATTAAGCCACTTCATTACTGTCCCCCTGCTGTAA
- a CDS encoding AAA-associated domain-containing protein, giving the protein MNIIDPQARIADLLGLLTILQNSYEGKTDLYKLEKDMEVDLDDLMPIVYTANYLGFVTVGGGDIIITDKGIEFLNANIRKRKELLRDSLRKTEPFITAMELKTFSLNDLKEALEKKGIYIYASPEGIYDLQMTITEWGVYSGLISRDEDDLYKVNYDKS; this is encoded by the coding sequence ATGAACATTATAGATCCACAAGCTAGAATAGCTGATCTTCTCGGTTTATTAACTATATTACAAAATTCTTATGAAGGAAAAACAGATCTATATAAGTTAGAAAAAGATATGGAAGTAGATTTAGACGATTTAATGCCAATAGTATATACTGCTAATTATCTAGGATTTGTCACTGTAGGAGGAGGAGATATAATAATAACAGATAAAGGAATAGAATTCTTAAATGCAAATATAAGAAAACGCAAGGAATTATTAAGGGATAGCTTAAGAAAAACCGAACCTTTTATTACGGCCATGGAATTGAAAACTTTTAGTTTGAACGATTTAAAAGAAGCATTAGAAAAGAAAGGAATATATATTTATGCTTCTCCCGAAGGAATTTATGATTTACAAATGACAATAACAGAATGGGGAGTTTATTCTGGACTTATATCTAGAGATGAAGATGATTTGTACAAAGTTAATTACGACAAATCGTAA
- a CDS encoding COG1361 S-layer family protein, translated as MKSTVRKLTIGLLSILIALEIFSFGSISFANSTSITISGYANPTQLLAPGETEVPITFTIINLGTTLYNVNITPLNYYPLEVYNYYNSSDIINIPKLASGSEVNVTFIYNVLPSAKDGIYKVPLMINSSEGNEKEYFPVPVLGYVKISGESIWGSESSPQIVSPGETNVPLTLVLINDGNVMASNVSLNFTSKYPIKFDQNSTFVGYLPVGEPVEVPVYASVYSNATTGVYNLPIIVHYFNNSIQKITIPVSIDGYENFSISAIWGSTTEPITASPGSTQLPLTFIVKNLGDVTATNVSLTIVKDYPISTSQNNIYIGIIPAGEENLGSITANVYANATPGVYYVPVIIHYFDSSSLEYVPIVISSPKISINMITLPPQIFPGFYNVRIEAILTNYGTGIAEDANISLQSPFKIVSPSNFSIGAIPIGSPINVTFLINVPNSTTPGNYTLKFTVNYDGGKIIKDEVITIYPKANIIIEKVIYNSITPGASKVPVTFVLKNIGDVTAKNIVVYLGSSNVISPYVSSSDELAALTASEQDIGDLKPDQSINVTYVVDISGGVSPGTYPATLIMVWNQTGSLIPFEESQTVNITVSPSAISQFTSNITSNPLVLLLIIVVIVLIIAVIIIAVRARGKK; from the coding sequence ATGAAATCAACAGTTCGAAAGTTAACTATAGGTTTGCTTTCAATTCTAATAGCACTTGAAATTTTTTCATTTGGATCAATTTCTTTTGCAAACTCTACATCAATTACTATATCTGGATATGCAAACCCTACACAATTACTAGCACCTGGAGAAACTGAAGTTCCTATAACTTTCACAATAATTAATTTAGGTACGACTCTATATAACGTAAATATAACTCCACTGAATTACTATCCATTGGAGGTGTATAATTATTATAATTCATCCGATATAATTAACATTCCGAAATTAGCATCAGGTAGCGAAGTTAATGTAACATTTATATATAATGTACTTCCTTCAGCAAAAGATGGAATATACAAAGTACCATTAATGATTAATTCAAGCGAAGGAAATGAAAAGGAATACTTTCCAGTACCAGTTCTTGGATATGTCAAAATTTCTGGAGAAAGTATATGGGGAAGTGAATCTTCACCGCAAATCGTTTCTCCTGGAGAAACTAATGTTCCATTAACATTAGTACTTATAAATGATGGAAACGTGATGGCAAGTAATGTAAGTCTCAATTTTACTAGTAAATATCCTATCAAATTTGATCAGAATAGTACCTTTGTAGGTTATTTACCAGTTGGAGAACCAGTTGAAGTACCAGTTTATGCTTCTGTCTACTCTAATGCAACTACCGGAGTTTATAATTTACCTATAATCGTACATTACTTCAATAATTCTATACAAAAAATAACTATACCTGTTTCGATAGATGGATATGAGAATTTTTCTATTTCAGCAATTTGGGGCTCTACCACTGAACCAATTACAGCTTCTCCTGGTAGTACCCAGTTACCACTAACTTTTATAGTTAAAAATCTAGGTGATGTTACAGCTACTAACGTTAGTTTAACTATAGTAAAAGATTATCCAATAAGCACTTCTCAAAATAACATCTATATAGGAATTATACCAGCTGGAGAAGAAAATTTAGGTAGCATAACAGCAAATGTATATGCTAATGCTACACCAGGTGTGTATTACGTACCAGTAATTATACATTATTTTGATTCAAGTTCGTTAGAATATGTACCAATAGTTATCTCATCACCAAAAATTTCCATTAATATGATAACCTTGCCACCTCAAATATTTCCTGGATTTTACAATGTAAGAATTGAAGCAATACTAACCAATTATGGAACTGGAATTGCGGAAGATGCCAATATTTCCTTACAGTCTCCATTTAAAATAGTATCTCCAAGTAATTTTAGCATAGGTGCTATTCCTATAGGTTCTCCAATTAATGTAACATTTCTGATTAACGTACCAAACTCAACAACTCCAGGAAATTATACCCTGAAATTTACAGTTAATTATGATGGCGGAAAGATAATAAAAGATGAAGTAATAACAATATACCCTAAAGCAAATATAATTATAGAAAAAGTAATATATAATAGTATAACTCCTGGAGCAAGTAAAGTCCCAGTAACTTTTGTATTAAAAAATATTGGAGACGTTACAGCAAAGAACATTGTAGTATATCTAGGTTCATCAAATGTTATAAGCCCATACGTAAGTAGTTCAGATGAGTTAGCTGCACTTACAGCATCAGAACAAGATATAGGTGATTTAAAACCAGACCAATCAATTAATGTTACGTATGTAGTTGATATTAGTGGTGGAGTTTCCCCTGGAACTTATCCAGCAACACTAATAATGGTTTGGAATCAAACTGGTTCTCTAATACCATTTGAGGAAAGCCAGACTGTAAACATAACTGTATCTCCATCAGCAATAAGTCAATTTACTAGCAATATAACATCCAATCCACTTGTATTATTGCTCATAATAGTAGTAATAGTGCTTATAATAGCAGTTATCATAATAGCAGTTAGAGCAAGAGGCAAAAAATAA
- a CDS encoding APC family permease, with product MRFNKNLDPKKETLPKYLVVAQSLSSIAPLGSVSAYLTFAFQDSLAGTFIASILGVLIYLFWVLIGYNYSKIIATTGGIYDFAKFSAGNVVGKIAGWLYWISYAIYLPSVTTYLVGIVLPTLFNVNYYIFAILEILIPIILTLLLISGIKPPLFYALITSSIEIILILILGTRILSITGIHAPEFDITQSELWSGALAVAFTLAGGGASFFLGYEAKGRGKTVGSSYLLAFSIASIVVIFASYFEIAAAGFTNNGISNLLNITLYPGYYLSKEYLGSTFSLIFFIFTINSLLGSAIAAYVALSRLTYSLVNKSMFKSILIVAIFFLFFNMIASVTGNYSELYNLTTEASITTLFSSHLIISAVYPLFVKKASIGKLTINLGLAIVSTILMAYGIFSNIIPYEYPDSFIGILSVIAGIIIALIQGNISRFIFYSKT from the coding sequence ATGCGTTTTAATAAAAATCTAGATCCGAAGAAGGAAACATTACCAAAATATTTAGTTGTTGCCCAGTCACTAAGCTCAATAGCACCATTAGGCTCAGTTTCAGCATATCTTACTTTTGCTTTTCAAGACTCTCTAGCAGGAACATTTATAGCTTCAATATTAGGCGTACTAATATACCTATTTTGGGTTTTAATAGGATATAATTATTCAAAGATTATTGCTACTACTGGAGGAATATACGATTTCGCTAAATTCTCAGCTGGAAATGTTGTAGGTAAGATTGCAGGTTGGCTATATTGGATTAGTTATGCTATATATCTTCCGTCAGTAACTACATATTTAGTAGGTATTGTATTACCAACGTTATTTAATGTTAATTATTATATTTTTGCAATATTAGAAATCTTAATACCTATAATTTTAACTTTATTATTGATTTCTGGTATAAAGCCTCCATTGTTTTATGCATTAATAACATCTAGCATAGAAATAATTCTAATTCTTATTCTAGGAACAAGAATATTGTCCATAACAGGAATACATGCTCCAGAATTTGATATAACGCAATCAGAACTATGGTCTGGAGCATTAGCAGTAGCTTTTACCTTAGCTGGAGGAGGCGCATCTTTTTTCTTAGGTTATGAAGCAAAAGGAAGAGGTAAAACAGTAGGAAGTTCTTATTTACTAGCTTTTTCTATAGCGTCAATAGTAGTTATATTTGCATCATACTTTGAGATAGCTGCAGCAGGATTTACAAATAATGGAATTTCTAATCTTCTTAATATTACATTGTATCCTGGATATTATTTATCTAAAGAATATTTAGGTTCTACTTTTTCATTAATTTTCTTTATTTTCACAATTAATAGTCTATTAGGCTCTGCAATTGCTGCTTATGTAGCATTATCTAGATTAACTTACTCCTTAGTAAATAAATCAATGTTTAAATCTATCTTAATTGTAGCTATTTTCTTTCTGTTTTTTAATATGATAGCTTCTGTTACAGGAAATTATTCAGAATTATATAATTTAACTACCGAAGCCTCTATAACCACTCTATTTTCTTCTCACTTAATCATCTCTGCTGTTTATCCATTATTCGTGAAAAAAGCTTCTATTGGAAAACTTACCATAAATCTTGGGTTAGCTATAGTATCAACTATCCTAATGGCATACGGAATATTTTCAAATATTATACCTTATGAATATCCTGACTCATTTATAGGAATTTTATCAGTTATTGCAGGTATTATTATAGCGTTAATTCAAGGTAATATTTCTAGATTCATCTTTTATAGTAAAACCTAG
- a CDS encoding mechanosensitive ion channel domain-containing protein translates to MSKIPSINWKSQVVKLLIILIVLAIVAVLLHAIARIIVTYIPALGEYIHYVDLAIDAAIVGIGGYFVISIIRKIINVYLLGKMEASTAHTISLFIDIGLYAILILVILSALGVNLTGAAIGGAVGGIAIGLAAQTVLSNVLSGTLVTSSKTLKPGDNVSLISWIWGNPIIGETTKVGILFTEIKTINGNIIRIPNSAFLGNTVFTKLEGENSLVYPYQITVNADVPAEKVLTKATNYIKDYLSKVKVEMPEVYFTTKNGGTNIFTVIIHFNEMNSLNKILDIINKAFDQAYWDTKNEK, encoded by the coding sequence ATGTCAAAGATACCAAGTATTAATTGGAAATCACAAGTGGTAAAACTGCTTATTATACTTATAGTATTGGCTATTGTGGCAGTATTGCTACATGCTATAGCTAGAATAATTGTTACATATATTCCAGCTTTGGGTGAATACATACATTATGTAGATTTAGCAATTGATGCAGCCATAGTTGGTATAGGAGGATATTTCGTTATTTCAATTATAAGAAAAATAATAAATGTTTATTTATTAGGCAAAATGGAAGCTAGTACGGCTCATACTATTAGCTTATTCATAGACATAGGACTATATGCTATACTAATCTTAGTAATTTTATCTGCATTAGGCGTTAACTTAACTGGAGCAGCAATTGGAGGAGCAGTAGGCGGTATAGCTATAGGTTTGGCAGCGCAAACAGTACTATCTAATGTATTGTCTGGTACGTTAGTTACTAGTTCAAAGACATTAAAACCCGGAGATAATGTAAGTCTAATATCTTGGATATGGGGTAATCCAATTATTGGTGAAACGACTAAAGTTGGAATTTTATTTACTGAAATTAAGACAATTAATGGAAATATAATAAGAATACCCAATTCTGCGTTTTTAGGCAATACTGTTTTTACTAAATTAGAAGGAGAGAATTCACTAGTTTATCCTTATCAAATTACAGTTAATGCTGATGTACCTGCAGAAAAAGTATTAACAAAAGCTACTAATTATATTAAAGATTATTTATCAAAAGTAAAAGTTGAAATGCCAGAGGTCTATTTTACGACAAAAAATGGTGGAACTAATATATTTACTGTTATAATACATTTTAATGAGATGAATAGCTTAAATAAAATCTTGGATATTATAAATAAAGCTTTTGACCAGGCATATTGGGATACTAAAAACGAAAAATAA
- a CDS encoding MBL fold metallo-hydrolase gives MKIEPLAFESLGVRSQATFIETPDVKILVDPAVSLAPRRYGLPPHQKEVDTLVELAKKITQKANEADIIIITHYHYDHHDPGYIIPKEIYKDKIVYIKDPKENINLSQKRVRAPKFINSIRGLPKTLESADGKEVTFGSTKIKFSPAVPHGADERLGYVVQVAITDKDQTILITSDIEGAPKDMHVKFTQEVKPNLIIIDGPLSYLLGYALKEEDLNNSINNLEKIVKEGLDTMIIDHHVLRDLNYKNVLNNLYEIARSVNAKVETAAEYLHTEPNILEARRRELFKEDNKPARIPRNLAQLLTAGGQ, from the coding sequence ATGAAAATAGAACCTTTAGCTTTTGAGAGTCTAGGAGTAAGATCACAAGCAACATTTATAGAAACTCCAGATGTAAAAATATTAGTAGATCCAGCTGTATCTTTAGCACCAAGACGATATGGATTGCCTCCGCATCAGAAAGAAGTAGACACATTAGTAGAATTAGCTAAAAAGATAACTCAAAAAGCCAATGAAGCAGATATTATCATTATAACTCATTATCATTATGATCATCATGATCCAGGCTATATAATCCCTAAAGAAATATACAAGGATAAAATAGTATACATAAAGGATCCTAAGGAAAACATTAATCTAAGTCAGAAAAGAGTTAGAGCGCCAAAATTCATAAATTCTATAAGAGGTTTACCTAAAACACTAGAATCAGCAGACGGAAAAGAAGTAACTTTTGGATCTACAAAAATAAAATTCTCTCCTGCAGTTCCTCATGGAGCAGATGAAAGATTAGGATATGTAGTACAAGTAGCTATAACAGATAAAGATCAAACTATACTTATCACTTCTGATATAGAAGGCGCACCTAAAGATATGCATGTAAAATTTACGCAAGAAGTAAAACCTAACTTAATAATAATAGATGGTCCATTAAGCTATTTATTAGGCTATGCTTTAAAAGAAGAGGATCTAAATAATTCGATAAACAACCTAGAGAAGATAGTTAAGGAAGGCTTAGATACAATGATTATAGACCATCACGTGTTAAGAGACTTAAATTATAAAAATGTTCTAAATAATTTGTACGAAATAGCTAGAAGCGTTAACGCAAAAGTAGAGACTGCAGCAGAATATCTACATACTGAACCAAATATATTAGAAGCAAGAAGAAGAGAATTATTTAAAGAAGATAATAAACCAGCAAGAATTCCTAGAAATTTAGCTCAATTACTTACAGCAGGGGGACAGTAA